One region of Carya illinoinensis cultivar Pawnee chromosome 8, C.illinoinensisPawnee_v1, whole genome shotgun sequence genomic DNA includes:
- the LOC122319289 gene encoding protein PHR1-LIKE 1-like isoform X1, giving the protein MNTYPALSIQRSGLNQLSNFGASGAMSSSFPALPPVRDDKDSNYTDSFHVSSGREPMKNPISTQAALLVSNGSINYGQLHTSSPRLPHDVHFSSVSWHERHPRDSPFISQSSTEEASFPPCHSSQLDARSTVLINHLDGNQDISWCSFPLQDVVTFPENISVQNGQVESSTGVMISEDHARTDLEWVDGWINSDLEADWNEIPNVNVADPELKQSQIHQQQQPVPSGERCGVANTLSNAPPSKSRMRWTQELHEAFVQAVNQLGGSERATPKGIKNLMNVEGLTIYHIKSHLQKYRTARYKPDSSEGTSTAGTSEKKLTPTEELKSVDLKTGSGITEALRLQMELQKRLHEQLESQKKLQLELEKQGQYLQEMFKEQRRMEDGRTKVSVSTMDNPSAPLPNMVQPSHVDDKSETLKAHQVKSGPGASIVNTTREDCSWDGSRKQKAHETRNTEDQEPDDRDSNALPSKRARGDWMAMSSTES; this is encoded by the exons ATGAACACGTACCCTGCTTTATCTATTCAAAGATCAGGTCTTAATCAGCTCAGTAACTTTGGGGCTTCTGGAGCTATGTCTTCATCTTTTCCTGCTCTCCCTCCTGTTCGTGATGACAAGGATTCCAACTATACAGATTCTTTTCATGTTTCCTCAGGAAGGGAACCAATGAAAAATCCCATTTCCACACAGGCTGCTTTGCTAGTTTCCAACGGCAGTATTAATTATGGACAATTACATACATCATCTCCTAGATTGCCCCATGATGTTCATTTTTCTTCAGTTTCATGGCATGAAAGGCATCCCCGAGATTCTCCATTCATTTCCCAATCGTCAACGGAGGAGGCATCATTTCCACCCTGCCATTCTTCCCAGCTGGATGCACGATCTACAgtgttgattaatcaccttgaCGGAAATCAGGATATTTCCTGGTGTTCATTTCCACTTCAGGATGTCGTTACTTTTCCTGAAAATATCTCTGTTCAGAATGGTCAGGTTGAAAGCAGTACTGGTGTCATGATATCTGAGGACCATGCTAGAACTGATTTGGAGTGGGTTGATGGATGGATTAACTCCGACCTGGAGGCAGATTGGAATGAGATTCCTAATGTTAATGTGGCAGATCCTGAACTAAAG CAATCCCAAATCCATCAGCAGCAGCAGCCTGTACCATCTGGAGAACGTTGTGGTGTTGCTAATACATTATCCAATGCACCCCCTTCAAAGTCCCGAATGCGTTGGACACAAGAACTTCATGAAGCCTTTGTGCAAGCTGTCAATCAGCTTGGTGGTAGTGAAC GGGCTACTCCAAAGGGTATAAAAAATCTCATGAATGTTGAAGGCCTAACAATCTATCACATAAAAAGCCACCTGCAG AAATATAGAACAGCCAGATACAAACCAGATTCCTCAGAAG gGACTTCTACAGCAGGGACTTCAGAGAAAAAATTAACTCCTACTGAAGAATTAAAATCTGTGGACCTTAAGAC GGGTAGTGGAATCACTGAAGCTTTGCGGTTGCAGATGGAACTTCAGAAGCGGCTACATGAACAGCTTGAG AGTCAAAAGAAGCTACAATTGGAACTTGAAAAACAAGGACAGTATCTTCAAGAAATGTTTAAGGAACAGAGAAGGATGGAAGATGGCAGAACTAAGGTCTCGGTGTCTACCATGGATAATCCTTCTGCTCCATTACCAAATATGGTGCAGCCATCCCATGTAGATGACAAATCAGAAACCTTAAAAGCACATCAAGTTAAATCAGGACCTGGAGCTAGTATTGTCAACACCACTCGTGAAGACTGCTCCTGGGATGGAAGTAGGAAACAGAAGGCACATGAAACCAGAAACACAGAAGATCAAGAACCGGATGATCGTGACTCTAATGCTCTCCCATCGAAGCGAGCAAGAGGAGATTGGATGGCAATGTCATCAACTGAATCTTGA
- the LOC122319289 gene encoding protein PHR1-LIKE 1-like isoform X2 yields MNTYPALSIQRSGLNQLSNFGASGAMSSSFPALPPVRDDKDSNYTDSFHVSSGREPMKNPISTQAALLVSNGSINYGQLHTSSPRLPHDVHFSSVSWHERHPRDSPFISQSSTEEASFPPCHSSQLDARSTVLINHLDGNQDISWCSFPLQDVVTFPENISVQNGQVESSTGVMISEDHARTDLEWVDGWINSDLEADWNEIPNVNVADPELKQSQIHQQQQPVPSGERCGVANTLSNAPPSKSRMRWTQELHEAFVQAVNQLGGSERATPKGIKNLMNVEGLTIYHIKSHLQKYRTARYKPDSSEGTSEKKLTPTEELKSVDLKTGSGITEALRLQMELQKRLHEQLESQKKLQLELEKQGQYLQEMFKEQRRMEDGRTKVSVSTMDNPSAPLPNMVQPSHVDDKSETLKAHQVKSGPGASIVNTTREDCSWDGSRKQKAHETRNTEDQEPDDRDSNALPSKRARGDWMAMSSTES; encoded by the exons ATGAACACGTACCCTGCTTTATCTATTCAAAGATCAGGTCTTAATCAGCTCAGTAACTTTGGGGCTTCTGGAGCTATGTCTTCATCTTTTCCTGCTCTCCCTCCTGTTCGTGATGACAAGGATTCCAACTATACAGATTCTTTTCATGTTTCCTCAGGAAGGGAACCAATGAAAAATCCCATTTCCACACAGGCTGCTTTGCTAGTTTCCAACGGCAGTATTAATTATGGACAATTACATACATCATCTCCTAGATTGCCCCATGATGTTCATTTTTCTTCAGTTTCATGGCATGAAAGGCATCCCCGAGATTCTCCATTCATTTCCCAATCGTCAACGGAGGAGGCATCATTTCCACCCTGCCATTCTTCCCAGCTGGATGCACGATCTACAgtgttgattaatcaccttgaCGGAAATCAGGATATTTCCTGGTGTTCATTTCCACTTCAGGATGTCGTTACTTTTCCTGAAAATATCTCTGTTCAGAATGGTCAGGTTGAAAGCAGTACTGGTGTCATGATATCTGAGGACCATGCTAGAACTGATTTGGAGTGGGTTGATGGATGGATTAACTCCGACCTGGAGGCAGATTGGAATGAGATTCCTAATGTTAATGTGGCAGATCCTGAACTAAAG CAATCCCAAATCCATCAGCAGCAGCAGCCTGTACCATCTGGAGAACGTTGTGGTGTTGCTAATACATTATCCAATGCACCCCCTTCAAAGTCCCGAATGCGTTGGACACAAGAACTTCATGAAGCCTTTGTGCAAGCTGTCAATCAGCTTGGTGGTAGTGAAC GGGCTACTCCAAAGGGTATAAAAAATCTCATGAATGTTGAAGGCCTAACAATCTATCACATAAAAAGCCACCTGCAG AAATATAGAACAGCCAGATACAAACCAGATTCCTCAGAAG GGACTTCAGAGAAAAAATTAACTCCTACTGAAGAATTAAAATCTGTGGACCTTAAGAC GGGTAGTGGAATCACTGAAGCTTTGCGGTTGCAGATGGAACTTCAGAAGCGGCTACATGAACAGCTTGAG AGTCAAAAGAAGCTACAATTGGAACTTGAAAAACAAGGACAGTATCTTCAAGAAATGTTTAAGGAACAGAGAAGGATGGAAGATGGCAGAACTAAGGTCTCGGTGTCTACCATGGATAATCCTTCTGCTCCATTACCAAATATGGTGCAGCCATCCCATGTAGATGACAAATCAGAAACCTTAAAAGCACATCAAGTTAAATCAGGACCTGGAGCTAGTATTGTCAACACCACTCGTGAAGACTGCTCCTGGGATGGAAGTAGGAAACAGAAGGCACATGAAACCAGAAACACAGAAGATCAAGAACCGGATGATCGTGACTCTAATGCTCTCCCATCGAAGCGAGCAAGAGGAGATTGGATGGCAATGTCATCAACTGAATCTTGA